The following is a genomic window from Amycolatopsis australiensis.
CGCGCTCGACGGCAGCAAGCCCGTCGAGCGGCTCCTGCTCGCCGAGAGCGAACACCGCGACCAGCTGCGAACCCTCCTCCGGCAGCTGACGGCGCTTGGCCTGGTCACCGACGCCGGCGGCCCGGAAAGCCCGGGCCTGCGCCGCGAGACCGGCCTCTGGTCACTGCGGGCGCGTCACCACCACCCGGCGCTGCTGGACCGGCGGCGCGCCGCCGCGGTCACGGTCCACGGCAACGGCCGGCTCGCGGTCGCCGTCGCGGTCCTGCTGGCCAACGCCGGGATCGGGCACGTCGAGCTGGACCTGCCGGGCACGGTGACCGAGCACGACCTCGGCACCGGCTTCACCGAAGCCGACCTGGGCCGTTCCCGGCGGCAGGCCCTCGGCGACCTGCTGCGCCGGGTCGATCCCGAGGTCCGCGTCACCCGCCTGCACGACCGCTATCCCGAGCTGGCGCTGCTCACGGACGCGGTCGTCCCGGCTCCCGAAGTCGTCACCGAGCTGATGGACGACGGCGTCCCGCACATGCCGGTGCGCGTCCGCGACGGGACGGGCATCGTCGGGCCGCTGGTCGTGCCGGGCCGTAGTTCGTGCCTGCGCTGCGCCGACCTGCACCGGACGGACCTCGACCCGTGCTGGCCCCGCGTCGCCGGCCAGCTCACCGGCCGCCACCAGCGGCCCGACCTCGGCGCGGTCCACGCGTGCGCGGCGCTGGCCGTCGCCCAGGCCATGCGGCTGTTCTCACCAGCCGAGCCGGCGCCACCGGCCTGGAACGCGACGCTGGAGATCGACGCCTTCGACGGCCGCATCCGCCACCGCGGCTGGCCCCCGCACCCGCGGTGTGGCTGCGGGGCGCCCGGGCTACGACAGGAGACGTAGCCCACTAAGACGTCGCGAGCGGGCTGCGCGCCGCCGAGTACGCAAGGCAGAATCGCCGGTGTGACCGACTTCCGCGACCCAGGCGATCGTGACACCGCGATGCCGCGCAAGGGTGCCGCCCGTACTGCCAAGCTCGCCAGTCTCCCGCTCGGGATCGCCGGACGGGCGGTCGGTGGCTGGGGCAAGCGGCTGGCCGGCCAGAGCGCGGAGCAGGTGAACGCGGCGCTGTCCGCGAAAGCGGCCGAGCAGCTGTTCGAAGTGCTCGGCACGCTCAAGGGCGGGGCGATGAAGTTCGGTCAGGCGCTCAGCGTCTTCGAGGCGGCGGTGCCGGACGACATGGCGAAGCCGTACCGAGAAGCGCTGACGAAGCTGCAGGCCGCGGCGCCGCCGATGCCGGCCCGGCAGACCCACCGGGTGCTCGCCGAGCAGCTGGGCCGCACCTGGACCAGCCGGTTCGCGTCGTTCGACGACGAGCCGGCGGCGGCCGCCAGCATCGGCCAGGTGCACCGCGCGGTCTGGCACGACGGTCGCGAAGTCGCGGTCAAGGTGCAGTATCCGGGCGCTGACGAGGCGTTGCGCAGCGACCTGCGGCAGCTGCAGCGGTTCAGCAGGCTGTTCCAGGCGTTCCTGCCGGGCACGGAGGTCAAGCCGTTGCTGGCCGAGCTCGCCGAGCGGATGAACGAGGAGCTCGACTACCAGGCCGAGGCCCAGCACCAGCGCGCGTTCGCGAAGGCGTTCGACGGCGACCCCGGCATCCTGGTCCCGCGCGTGGTGGCGAGCGCGCCGAAGGTCGTCGTGACGGAGTGGGCGAACGGCACGCCGCTGTCGAAGGTCATCGCCGACGGCGACCGCGAGACCCGCAACCTGGCCGGGCGCCTGCTGGCGGAGTTCCACTACTCGTCACCCGAACGCGTCCACCTGCTGCATTCGGACCCGCATCCGGGCAACTTCATGATCACCGAAGACGACCGGCTGTGCGTCATCGACTTCGGCGGCGTGGCCCGGCTGCCCGACGGCATCCCGCGCCACCTGGGCGAGATGACGCGGCTGGCCCTCGACGGCGAGTCGACCGAGCTGATGCGCCTGCTGCGGGAGAACCGGTTCATCCGGCCGGACACGGAGTTGACCGCGGACGAGGTGCTCGCGTACCTGGCGCCGTTCACCGAGCCGCTGGCGAAGCCGACGTTCCACTTCACGCGCCGGTGGATGCAGAAGCAGGCGTGGCGGGTCGGCGACAGCCGCGGCAACGACTTCCGGGTCGGGCGGTCGCTCAACCTGCCGCCCGAGTACCTGATGATCCACCGGGTGACGGCCGGGTCGACGGGCATCCTCTGCCAGCTCGACGCGGAGATCCCGGCGCGCGGGATCGTGGAGCGCTGGCAGCCCGGGTTCGCCGCCTGAGTTGTCCACAGGTGGGGCCACGAATGGGGGGATCGCGGCTAGTTGTCCACAGGTGGCGGGAACGGGGTTCCACCCGGTTGGCCGAGCGGCCATGCTCGGTGCATGACTGCTACTCAGAGCACCGATCCTCTTTCCCTCAGTAATCCCGGCACGTGCGAGGTGATGAACCTCGAACAGTTACGCAGGGCCGGAGTGTCCGACCGAAGAACCCGGCGGCTCTGCGGCCCCGGCGGGCCGTGGCGCCGCCTGCACCCCGGTGTCGTCCTGCTGCGCAACAGTGCCCCGACGAGGCAGCAGCGGTTGCACGCGGTTGTGGCCCGGTACGGGCCAAGCGTGGTGATCACGGGTACCGACGCGCTGCGGGCGCACGGCGTGAAGTGCCCGGCGGACGACGAGATCCGGCTGCTGGTGCCCCACTACTGCCGGATCACGACGTGTGAGGGCGTCAGCGCGGCCCGCACCGCCCGGATGCCGGCACCGGTGACGGTCGACGAGCTGCCGTTCGCACCGCCGGCGCGGGCGACGCTGGACCTGGCGAGGGCGGAGCCGGACCCGGCGCGCATCCGCCACTTGCTGACGCTGCCGTTGTACTGGGGCCTGTGTGACAGGCAGGAGCTGCTGACGGAGCTGGAGGAAGGCCCCCAGCGCGGCACGGCGACGGTCCGGAAGGTGCTCCACGAACTGGACGAGGGCCCGATCCAGGCCCACGGCCTCGCGACACGAGTATTGGACATGGCGCGGCTTCCACCGCCGAACTGGGACGTGACGATCTGCGACCGCCGCGGCCGCCGAATCGGCGAGGCGGACGCCTGGTGGGACGAGATCGGCCTGGCCTGGCAGTACCGCTGCACCCCGGGTACGGGCGGCTTCAGCCACCTGGCTCTGGCGGCAACGGGGATAGTGCTGGTCCGCTGCACGGTCCCCCAGCTGCGCCAGGTACCCCAGGAGGTGGCACAGGAGCTGGCCCACGCCTTCGGCGACGCATCCCGCACGCCACGCCCGAGGGTCCGGGCAATCCCGATGACCCCCATCGGCGACGCAGCATGAGGCCCCAACGGCGGCGCCCGCCGAGCCGGACGCACAACACCTTCGACCCGCTCCACGCGACCACCCACCGGCCGGCACTGACTACCCGCCCAGCGGCGCCACGCAGGTCTGCGCCCGACCGTCCGCGCACCGCCGACCACGGCGGGCCACTGTCCCCGGCCGCCGCTTCGCTCAGGAGGGCACTTTGCTCACCAGTACTCGTCCGGCAGCTTGCCCTCGATGTCGCGCACGTGCTGCCGCGCGCAGTCCGGGCACAGCCACCGCAGCCCACCGCGCTCGCGGCTGGACACCCAGGCAAGCGCCGTAGCCGGGTCCTCGTCACGGCCACGGGTGCGGCCGCACCGCGTGCACACGACCGGCTCCGGCGCGCTCACCGAGACCGTCCACAGTGGATCGCCTTGGCGCCGAACAGGAACAGGTCGTCCCGGTGGCCGAGGAAGTGGGGACCATCCGGATCGATCAGCGCGGCAACCGCGTCGCGATCGTCGTCGGCGAGCCAATCCCGCACGGACTCGGCAAGCCATCCGATGCGATGCACCACGTACTCGCGGAGCAGGTCCGAGCCGGGCATGGGGTGGTCGATGAGCGTCCCGAACGACTCGACGTCCTCGAGCCCGGCCTCGCGGAGAGCACGCGGCCAGCCATAGGGCATGGCGACGCTGCCGGGCAGCCCGGCCCGCATCCTGGCGAACCACTCCAGCCGGGCGGCGAGCAGCCGTTGCTCCAGCCCGGGCCGCCCCACACCGACGTCCCAAGGGAGGCACCGCATCTCGAGCCCGCCTTCGCCGATGGCGAGCACCCCACCGGGCTGCAGCAATCCGGCGAGGGAGCACAGCGCGGCCTGCTGGTCGCCGACGTGGTGCACCACGCCGGAGGCCCAGACGAGATCGGCGGCGGGCACCCGCGCAGCCAACTGCGGGTCGGCGAGGTCCCCGTGCACGGCCACAACCTCGACGTCCCCACCGGCGGCCTCGGCCACGTCCCGCTGAGCCGCGGCGAGCAGTTCCGGCGTGGCGTCGAGGAGCCCGATGGTGCCGCCACCCCGCCGGGCAAGCTCACGCGCGAAGAGCACGCTCATGCCCCCGGCCCCGCACCCGACATCGAGAACGATGGGCCGAGCACCAACCCGATCAACCAGCCGCCGTGCGACGGGCGCAAGTGCCTCGGCATCGAGGGCATCGGCCATCCGCAGCTGGGCGAGCCGGTCGGCCCAGTCGATGTCGTCGTGGCTGTGTACGGACATCGCCCCATTCAACACCAGCCACCCACCCGGACGGCCACCCGAAAGAGGCCCCGAAGACAACTGGCAAGCGGTCCACGCCCCAACCACCAGGAGCGCGCCGCACCCCGGCCGTCAGCGGCACCCGGCACCCCCGCGCCTCGGCACCCCACGCTCTCGGCACCCCGGCAGCCCGGCACCCGGCACCCGGCACCCGACGGTCCGCCAAGCAGGCCCGCCCCGGCGATGAACCTGCGAACCGCAACCCGGCGGCAGGTGAGCCAATCGCAGTCCGGGGCGCCAGGCCCGACAGCCCGGGTGCAGCACGAAGGCCCCCACCACCCGAAGGTGGCGGGGGCCCTGCGCTCAGTACTGCTCGCGCTGGTACCGCTCCGCTCGCCGAGCCGCCCAGTGGGCCACTCTCGTCCAGCGGCGTACCGCGCGTGCGCTACCGCGGGCCCGCTGGGCGCGGACCCCCTCTTCCAGGTCCCGTATTCGGGCCCTCGACAGTTCTTCGTAAAGCAACATCTCGCTGATCTCCTCGATCTCGGTCTTCGTCAGTTGCAGCTGCGGAGTGGACATCCGCGCTTCGTAGTCCTTCGCGGTGACCGGTTCGACGCTCATGCGGCGGCGCTCCGGTGATCGCCGCCGGCCTTGGCGGCGGGCTCGACGGCCGCGTTCTTGCGCGGGCGGCCGCGGGGCCGCTTGCGCGCGATCACGACGCCGCGCTCGAAGATCTCGCCGCCCCAGACGCCCCACGGCTCGCGGCGGGCCAGTGCGCCCGCCAGGCAGGCCTCGCGGACCGGGCAGTCCGCGCACTGGGCCTTGGCGCGCTCGAGCTCGGCCGGGGACTCCGCGAACCACAGGTCCGCGTCGCCCGAACGGCAGGGCAGGGCCGCGTCCGGCACGGCGATCGGGTCGAGCAGGTCGGCGAATATTGCCTCACCCGAGGTGTAGGCGATGGCCGAAGACATGGCAGTTCCTCCTTGTGTCGCACGGGTTTTCGGTTGGGAGATGGAGCTGGGCAACGCTGGTCCTCTTGGGTTGTGCAGCCAAAAACACGAAGGCCGCGGATCCGGGTTTTCCGGTTCCGCGGCCTTCGTGAGCCTCGTGTCCTGACTAGGTCAGGAACTTCGCTCCCGTATCGACAACGGAACACGGAACTGCTTGACGGTCGGCAGATCGGCCTGCGGGTACGCGGCGAGAACGCCCTGCGTCCCGAAGACGACGACACCGGTGGCCCAACGCCGCTCGACGCGACGCATGCCACGGATCTCGTGCGCGCTCACGGACACACCGGTGCCCGGGCGCTGATCGGCCGCGACTTCCGCGGCGCAGGACAGACGGGTGCCCGGGTTCGTGAGCGTGATGTTGATGGTCATTTCACCGGCACCTCCTTCTGTACTCTGCACACACGGCGCCCGACGGCGCTTCACGTGGATCCCCAGCCGAGCCCTTCGGGCTCGGTACTGGCAGGTTATTGCCCCCCACCACACCGGGGCAACTCAATTAACGGGAAAATCCTCGAAGTTACGAAGATCGCCCCTGAGCAGCGGGTTCGCCGCGTCGATCATGGCTCGGACGCGGTCAACACCACGTCGGCGCGCCCAAGCCGCGTCCTCGGCGCCGCGGCCACGGCGCCGCCGAACAAGCCCCTGCCCGAAAGGTTCGCCCCATCGGGCAGGACGCCGTCACGAGCCCGCGGCCCGCACCACGCCCAGGATCTCCGCGCCGAACCGCTCCAGCTTCGTCGCGCCGATCCCCGAGATCGACACCAGCGCCGCCTCGTCCGCCGGCCGCTGCTCGGCGATCGCCATCAGCGTCGCGTCCGTGAACACCACGAACGCCGGCACCTTCAGCTCCCTGGCCCGCTCGCCCCGCCACGCCTTCAGCCGCTCCAGCAGCCCCTCATCCACTGTGGACGGGCACCGCCCGCACCGGCCCAGCTTGACCTCGAGCGTCTCGAGCAGCGGTCCGCCGCACACGCGGCAGCGCGTCTTGATCGGCGTCGCCGGCTTCTGCTGGGAACGGGCCACCCTGGCCGCCGGGTGGTCCTCCGGGATCAGGCCGTACAGGAACCGGCTGCGCCGCCGGTTGCGGCGCGCGCCCGGCGTGCGGGCCAGCGCCCACGACAGCCACAGGTGCTCGCGAGCCCGCGTGACGCCGACGTAGAACAGCCGCCGCTCCTCCTCGATCGCCGCTTCGTCGTCGCCGGCGTGCAGGATCGGCATCGTGCCCTCGGCCAGGCCGACGAGGAACACCGCGTCCCACTCCAGGCCCTTCGCCGCGTGCAGCGACGCCAGCGTGACGCCCTCGACCGTCGGCGGGTGCTGGGCCGCGGCGCGCTGGTCCAGCTCGGCGCAGAAGCGAGGCAGGTCGGCGTCGGAAACCGTCGACGCCAGCTCTTCGGCCAGCTCGACGATCGCCAGGAGCGCGTCCCAGCGTTCCTTCGCCGCGCCACCGGCGGGCGGCGACTCGGTGAGCCCGACGCGGGCGAGCACGGACCGGACCGTCGTGACCAGGTCGGAGCTGCCGTCGCCGCTCGCCGCGCGCAGCGCCGACATCGCCTGCCGGACCTCCGTCCGGTTGAAGAACCGCTCGCCGCCGCGGACCAGGTACGGGATGCCGGCCTCGGCCAGCGCCGACTCGTACGCCTCCGACTGGGCGTTCACCCGGTAGAGGATCGCGATCTCGCTCGCCGCGACGCCGCCGTCGAGCAGCTCGCGCACCCGGCGGGCGACGGCTTCGGCCTCCACCGACTCGTCGTCGAACTCCGCGAAGCGCGGCTCCGGACCCGACGGCCGCTGCCCGATCAGCTTCAGCCGCGAGCCCGCCGGACGGCCCCGCGCCGCGCCGATCACGCGGTTCGCCAGCGCGACGACCTCGGGTGTCGACCGGTAGTCACGCTCGAGCCGCACGACGGTCGCGTCCGGGTAGCGCCGCGTGAACTCCAGCAGCGGCCGCGGGGACGCGCCGCCGAACGAATAGATCGTCTGGTTGGCATCGCCGACGACGGTCAGGTCGTCACGGCCGCCGAGCCACGCGTCGAGCAGGCGCTGCTGCAGCGGCGTGACGTCCTGGTACTCGTCGACGACGAAGCAGCGGTACCGGTCCCGGAACTCTTCGGCGACGACGCCGTGCTCCTCGAGCACCGCCGTCGTGTGCAGCAGGAGGTCGTCGAAGTCGAGGACCTGCGCGGCGTTCTTCAGCTCTTCGTAGGTCCGGTAGACCTCGGCGATCTGCGCCGCCGGCGCCGGGATGTCCCGCTGGGCGCGCGCCGTCACGGCCGGGTAGTCCTCCGGGCTGATCAGGGACGCCTTCGCCCACTCGATCTCGCTCGCCAGGTCGCGCAGGACCTCGACCTCGGTGCCGAGCCGGGCCCGGTTCGCGGCCTGGCCGACGAACCGCAGCTTGTTCTCCATCAGGTCCCACGGCCGGTCGCCGATCACGCGCGGCCAGAAGTAGCGCAGCTGGCGGCGGGCGGCGGCGTGGAACGTCAGCGCCTGCGCCGACTCGACGCCGAGGCCGCGCAGCCGCGTCCGCATCTCCCCCGCGGCCCGCGTCGTGAACGTCACGGCGAGCACCTGACCGGCCGAGACGTGCCCGGAGCGCACCAGGTGGGCGATCCGGTGGGTGATCGTGCGGGTCTTGCCCGTGCCGGCCCCGGCGAGCACGCAGACCGGCCCCCGCGGGGCGCTGGCGGCGGCGCGCTGCTCGGGGTCGAGCCCGTCGAGCAGACGGTTCAGGCTGCTGGGTGAAAGTACGCCGGTCACGTCCGGCATCCTCGCAGAGGGGGACGGGGAATCGGGGCAGGGGCACGCGGCCGTATCCTGGTCATATGGCGGGACAGCAGGACAAGGAAGCGGCCAAGCAGGCCAAGAAGGAGAAGCGCGCGGCGAGCAAGGCACGCCGTGGCCAGCTCTTCGAGGCCTTCAAGATGCAGCGCAAGGAAGACCCGTGGCTCATCCCGTGGATGGTCGGGGCGATCATCGTCGTCGCCGGCGTCCTGTTCGGGGTCGGGTTCTTCTTCCACGCGCAGTGGGTGCTGCTGCCGCTCGGCCTGATCCTCGGCGGTCTCGTCGCCATGATCATCTTCGGCCGCCGGGTGCAGAAGACCGTCTATTCGAAGGCCGACGGCCAGCCCGGCGCCGCGGCGTGGGCGCTGGAGAACCTGCGCGGCCGCTGGAAGGTGACGCCGACCGTCGCGGCGACCACCCAGCTGGACGCCGTGCACCGCGTGCTCGGCGGCCCGGGCGTGGTCCTCGTCGCCGAGGGCGCACCGCACCGCGTCAAGACCCTGCTCGCCCAGGAGAAGAAGCGCGTCTCCCGCCTGGTCGGCGACACGCCGATCTACGACGTGATCATCGGGCACGAAGAGAAGCAGGTCCCGCTGAAGAAGCTCCAGGGCTACCTGATGAAGCTCCCGCGCAACCTCAAGCCGGCCCAGGTCGACGCGCTCGAGGCGAAGCTGGCCGCACTCGGCAACCGCGGCGCGGCGCTGCCGAAGGGCCCGATGCCCGCCGGCGCGAAGATGCGCAACGTCCAGCGCACGATCCGCCGCCGCTGACCCCGCTCATGAAGAAGGCCCCGTCCGATCCCGGACGGGGCCTTTCTCGTGCTTCAGCGCATCCGGATGACGACGGTGCCGGTCAGCCGGTCGAGCCAGCTGCGGCCGTCGGCGTTGCGGACCGCCGCCGGGATGATGACGAACGTCAGCACCGCCCGCACCAGCGCCCGCAGCGGCCCGACCAGCGCGGCGCCGTCGAGCCGGGCGACGCGGATGCCGACGATGCCCATGCCGGGCGTGAAGCCGAAGAAGCCGGCGGAGACGACCGAGATGATCGCCCACACGCCGCCGGACCACAGGTTGAAGTTCTGCATCGCGACCGGGTCCTGCAGGCTCGGGTGCAGGAAGATGGCCGTGACCAGCGCCGCGATGACGAGGTCGACGATCAGCCCGAGCAGCCGGGCCCCGCCGCTCGCCGCCGACCCGACGCCCGATTCGGGCAAACCGAACTTCTCGCCCGGCCAGCGCGGTGCGTGCTGATCAGCGGCCTGCCGCCCGTCGCCGGTGCCGGGCAGCCATTCACCGGTCCATCTCGCCACCCGTCCAGGGTATGCCGGTGGCGCACACCACATCCGCCCTGGTCGGATAGCCGGTATCCACCCACCCGTTAACACCGGCGAAACATACGGGTGACGGTCGGGCAACACCGCGCTCTTAGCGTGAGCCGAAGAGAGCACTGCCGTACGAGCTCGAACGAGAAGGAGTCACCGAGGGTGCCCACTACTCCAGACGACATTCAGCGCCTCATCGCCGACGAGAATGTAGAGGTCGTCGACGTCAGGTTCTGCGACCTGCCCGGCGTGATGCAGCACTTCACGGTCCCCGCGACGGCGTTCGACAACGACGCCATCGACGAGGGCCTCGCGTTCGACGGCTCCTCGGTGCGTGGTTTCCAGTCGATCCACGAGTCCGACATGCTGCTGCTGCCCGACCTGGACACGGCGCGGATCGACCCGTTCCGCAAGGCGAAGACGTTGTCGATCAACTTCTTCGTGCACGACCCGTTCACGCGTGAGGCGTACAGCCGTGACCCGCGCAACATCGCGCGCAAGGCCGAGCAGTACATCGCGGAGTACGGCGTCGCCGACAACGTGTTCTTCGGCCCCGAAGCCGAGTTCTACATCTTCGACTCGGTCCGCTTCGACTCCGCCGAGCACGCCTCCTTCCACGAGATCGACTCGATCGAGGGCTGGTGGAACACCGGCGCCGACGAGGACGGCGGCAACCAGGGCTACAAGACGAAGTTCAAGGGCGGCTACTTCCCGGTCCCGCCGGTCGACCACTTCGCCGACCTGCGCGACGACATCGTCCGCAACCTGACGAACTCGGGTTTCACCATCGAGCGCGCGCACCACGAGGTGGGCACCGCCGGGCAGACCGAGATCAACTACAAGTTCAACACGCTGCTGCACGCCGCGGACGATCTGCAGCTGTTCAAGTACATCGTGAAGAACACGGTGTTCGCCGCGGGCAAGACGGCGACGTTCATGCCGAAGCCGCTCGCCGGCGACAACGGCTCGGGCATGCACTGCCACCAGTCGCTGTGGAAGGACGGCCAGCCGCTGTTCCACGACGAGTCGGGCTACGCCGGCCTGTCGGACACCGCGCGCCACTACATCGGCGGCCTGCTCAAGCACGCGCCGAGCCTGCTGGCCTTCACGAACCCGACGGTGAACTCCTACCACCGCCTGGTCCCGGGCTTCGAGGCGCCGGTCTCGCTGGTCTACTCGCAGCGCAACCGCTCGGCGTGCGTCCGCATCCCGATCACGGGCAACAACCCGAAGGCGAAGCGCGCGGAGTTCCGCTGCCCGGACTCGTCGGGCAACCCGTACCTGGCGTTCTCGGCGATGATGATGGCGGGCCTCGACGGCATCCGCAACAAGATCGAGCCGCCGGACCCGATCGACAAGGACCTCTACGAGCTCCCGCCGGAGGAGGCGAAGAACGTCCAGCAGGTCCCGGGCGACCTGGCCACGGTGCTCGACACGCTGGAGGCCGACCACGACTACCTCCTCGAGGGTGGCGTGTTCACGCCGGACGTGATCGAGACATGGATCTCGTACAAGCGCGAGAACGAAATCGACCCGCTGCGGCTGCGCCCGCACCCGTACGAGTTCGCCCTGTACTACGACGTGTGATCGGCGCGTAGTACGGCCAAGGACACGCCGGCGGCGAGGAGCGAAAAGCCCTCGCCGCCGGCGTTTCTTCGTCAGCCGAGCCTGGGGCCGCCCGCCTGCCGCTCACTCCGCGGTCGACAGCAGCTTCAGGTCCGCGCCCGCCGCTTCGAACCTGGCTCGCGGGTCCTCCACCAGCTTGCGGCGCTCCAAGTCCATCAGGCCCAGCGTGCAGGTGATCTCCGCCGCCGGCGTGCCGTCCACCTTCACGATGTTCGAGTCCATCCGGAACGTCTTGCCGCTGCCGAACTTCACGTCGCACGTCACGTCCACCACGTCGCCCGCGCGCAGCTCGCGGCGGAACACCACGTGCGTCTCCAGCAGCACCGCCGCCAGCTTCTCCGCCGTGAAACCCGCCAGGCCGCCCGCCGCTTCCAGCAGCTCCAGGCGCGCTACCTCGCCGTACGAGTGGTACACGGCGTGGTTCAGGTGGCCCAGGGTGTCCAGTTCGTAGTGCCGGACCTTGATCCTCGTCCGGAACGGCTCGCGCTCAGTCACCGGCCCACTGTAGGTCAGGCCTCGTAGAACAGGTGCTCCACCACGGTGTGCGCCCGCCGCGTGATGCGGCGGTACGTGTCGAGGAACTCACCCGGGTCTTCGTCGGCCGGCCGGCCGAGCACGCGGGCCACCGCCGCCAGGTCGCGGCCCGAGCCCGGGACCTCGTCGACCGCCTTGCCGCGCACCAGCATTCCCGCGTTGCGCACCCGCGTCGCCAGCAGCCACGCCTCTCGCAGCGAGTCCGCTTCGGACTGCGCCGCCAGGCCCGCCTCGGGCAGCACCGCCAGCGCGTCCAACGTCGACGTCGTCCGCAGCGCCGGGACCGCGTGGGCGTGCTGGAGCTGCAGCAGCTGCACCGTCCACTCGACGTCGGCGAGGCCGCCGCGGCCCAGCTTCGTGTGCCGGGTCGGGTCCGCGCCGCGTGGCAGCCGCTCGGTCTCCACCCGCGCCTTGATGCGGCGGATTTCGCGCGCCTTCGTCGCGTCCAGGCCGCCTTCCGGGTAGCGGATCGGGTCGATCAAGGCGATGAAGCGCTCGCCCAGCTCGTCGTCACCCGCGACGAACCGGGCCCGCAGCAGCGCCTGCGCCTCCCACACCTCGCTCCAGCGCGCGTAGTACGTGCGGTACGACTCCAGCGTCCGCACCAGCGGCCCGCTGCGCCCTTCCGGCCGCAGGTCCGCGTCGACGACCAGCGCCGGGTCCGAACTCGGCGCGCCCAGCATCTTCCGGACGGTCTCCGCTACCGACGAAGCGAACTTCACGGCTTCGGCGTCCGAGACCCCTTCGGACGGTTCGCACACGAAGAGGACATCGGCGTCGGAGCCGTAGCCGAGCTCCGCGCCGCCGAGCCGGCCCATCCCGATCACCGCGATGCGCGCCGGCGTCCGGCCCAGCTCCGCCTGCCGCTGGCGGAACGCCGAGGCCAGCGCGCCCTGCAGCACCGCCACCCAGACGCTCGACAGCGCTTCGCACACCGCGGGCACGTCGAGCAGGCCGAGCAGGTCCGCGCACGCGACCCGCAGCAGCTCGTGCCGCCGCAGCGATCGCGCGGCCGCGACGGCGGCGTTCAACCCGGGCTGCCGCCGGACGGCGGCCCGCAGTGACGTCGCCACCTCGGCGGACGTCCGGCCCAGCAGCCGAGCCGGGTCGCCGAGCAGCTGCAGCACCTCGGGCGCGCGGACCAGCAGATCGGGCACCAGGCGTGACGTCCCGAGCAGGAACGCCAGGTTCTCCACGACCGTGCCTTCGTCGCGCAGCACCCGCAGGTACCAAGGGGTGTCTTCGAGCGCCTCGGACACCTTCCGGTACGACAGCAGGCCGCCGTCCGGGTCGGGCGTGTCGGCGAGCAGGTCGAGCAGCACCGGCAGCAGCGCCTGCTGGATCGCCGCGCGCCGCGAGACGCCGGCGGTGAGGGCTTTGATGTGCTGCAGCGCGCCGTCGGGGGCGGTGTAGCCGAGCGCGGCCAGGCGGCTCGCTGCCTGCTTGGTCGTCAGCCGCAGTGCCTCGGTCGGCACGTTCGCGACGGACTGCAGCAGCGGCCGGTAGAAGATCTTCTCGTGCAGGCGCCGGATGCCCTGGCCGTGCCGCCGGAACTCGGCCAGCAGCGCCTCGCCCTGGCTCTTGCCGCCGCTGGCCTTGATGCCGCTGGCGCGGGCCAGGATCCGCAGCTCGCCGGTGTCCGACGCCTCGGGGAACAGGTGGGTGCGGCGCAGCCGCCGCAGCTGCAGCCGGTGCTCGATCATCCGGAGGAACTCGTACGACTCGCCCAGCTCGGCCGCGTCCTGACGGCCGACGTAGCCGCCTTCGCCGAGCGCCGCGAGCGCGTCCATCGTGGACGGCGAGCGCAGGTCAGCGTCGACGCGGCCGTGCACCAGCTGCAGCAGCTGCACGGCGAACTCCACGTCACGCAGGCCGCCGCGACCCAGCTTCAGCTCGCGTTCGGCGTGCTCGGACGGCACGTGCCCCTCGACGCGGCGCCGCATCTGCTGCACCTCGCCGACGAAGTTCTCCCGGTCGGCCGCCGACCACACCAGCGGCGCGA
Proteins encoded in this region:
- a CDS encoding DUF4191 domain-containing protein, whose protein sequence is MAGQQDKEAAKQAKKEKRAASKARRGQLFEAFKMQRKEDPWLIPWMVGAIIVVAGVLFGVGFFFHAQWVLLPLGLILGGLVAMIIFGRRVQKTVYSKADGQPGAAAWALENLRGRWKVTPTVAATTQLDAVHRVLGGPGVVLVAEGAPHRVKTLLAQEKKRVSRLVGDTPIYDVIIGHEEKQVPLKKLQGYLMKLPRNLKPAQVDALEAKLAALGNRGAALPKGPMPAGAKMRNVQRTIRRR
- a CDS encoding RDD family protein produces the protein MPESGVGSAASGGARLLGLIVDLVIAALVTAIFLHPSLQDPVAMQNFNLWSGGVWAIISVVSAGFFGFTPGMGIVGIRVARLDGAALVGPLRALVRAVLTFVIIPAAVRNADGRSWLDRLTGTVVIRMR
- the glnA gene encoding type I glutamate--ammonia ligase, which produces MPTTPDDIQRLIADENVEVVDVRFCDLPGVMQHFTVPATAFDNDAIDEGLAFDGSSVRGFQSIHESDMLLLPDLDTARIDPFRKAKTLSINFFVHDPFTREAYSRDPRNIARKAEQYIAEYGVADNVFFGPEAEFYIFDSVRFDSAEHASFHEIDSIEGWWNTGADEDGGNQGYKTKFKGGYFPVPPVDHFADLRDDIVRNLTNSGFTIERAHHEVGTAGQTEINYKFNTLLHAADDLQLFKYIVKNTVFAAGKTATFMPKPLAGDNGSGMHCHQSLWKDGQPLFHDESGYAGLSDTARHYIGGLLKHAPSLLAFTNPTVNSYHRLVPGFEAPVSLVYSQRNRSACVRIPITGNNPKAKRAEFRCPDSSGNPYLAFSAMMMAGLDGIRNKIEPPDPIDKDLYELPPEEAKNVQQVPGDLATVLDTLEADHDYLLEGGVFTPDVIETWISYKRENEIDPLRLRPHPYEFALYYDV
- a CDS encoding acyl-CoA thioesterase, with translation MTEREPFRTRIKVRHYELDTLGHLNHAVYHSYGEVARLELLEAAGGLAGFTAEKLAAVLLETHVVFRRELRAGDVVDVTCDVKFGSGKTFRMDSNIVKVDGTPAAEITCTLGLMDLERRKLVEDPRARFEAAGADLKLLSTAE
- a CDS encoding bifunctional [glutamine synthetase] adenylyltransferase/[glutamine synthetase]-adenylyl-L-tyrosine phosphorylase, with the translated sequence MADRARTTASAARYGFTDSRAESQLRAAGWWDDDGPVAAAADVLAALSRAADPDLALRGLDRVREADTAEWRRLEEQLRGHRTFRGRLLGVLGTSSALADFLAAHPAHWQSLTGDKCTDSACYRDALRTALLRDDDSVLTGLEAEQALKVAYRGQLLGIAAADLGHVVEPGLEHPRYAEVAAQLTELAEAALAAGLVVAEAEVGAEAAGRLSVIAMGKCGGRELNYVSDVDVIFVGADDLGIATRLASTMMRVVGKACFEVDAALRPEGKAGALVRTLESHQGYYRKWAKTWEFQALLKARPVAGDAELGRQYAEMVAPLVWSAADRENFVGEVQQMRRRVEGHVPSEHAERELKLGRGGLRDVEFAVQLLQLVHGRVDADLRSPSTMDALAALGEGGYVGRQDAAELGESYEFLRMIEHRLQLRRLRRTHLFPEASDTGELRILARASGIKASGGKSQGEALLAEFRRHGQGIRRLHEKIFYRPLLQSVANVPTEALRLTTKQAASRLAALGYTAPDGALQHIKALTAGVSRRAAIQQALLPVLLDLLADTPDPDGGLLSYRKVSEALEDTPWYLRVLRDEGTVVENLAFLLGTSRLVPDLLVRAPEVLQLLGDPARLLGRTSAEVATSLRAAVRRQPGLNAAVAAARSLRRHELLRVACADLLGLLDVPAVCEALSSVWVAVLQGALASAFRQRQAELGRTPARIAVIGMGRLGGAELGYGSDADVLFVCEPSEGVSDAEAVKFASSVAETVRKMLGAPSSDPALVVDADLRPEGRSGPLVRTLESYRTYYARWSEVWEAQALLRARFVAGDDELGERFIALIDPIRYPEGGLDATKAREIRRIKARVETERLPRGADPTRHTKLGRGGLADVEWTVQLLQLQHAHAVPALRTTSTLDALAVLPEAGLAAQSEADSLREAWLLATRVRNAGMLVRGKAVDEVPGSGRDLAAVARVLGRPADEDPGEFLDTYRRITRRAHTVVEHLFYEA